A DNA window from Drosophila sechellia strain sech25 chromosome X, ASM438219v1, whole genome shotgun sequence contains the following coding sequences:
- the LOC6618545 gene encoding b(0,+)-type amino acid transporter 1 isoform X1 produces MRDKISQLFCLQKNACKNNSTDNNRGHNVPTKATSNGTMCANGSLGTEGPEAPETDSSGTGRMRKPLERNGSTQNHAVHLERRLGLFSGVALIVGTMIGSGIFVSPSGLLVRTGSVGVSFIIWLACGVLSLLGALAYAELGTMNTSSGAEWAYFMDAYGPAPAFLFSWVSTLVLKPSQMAIICLSFAQYAVEAFVTECDPPRGVVKMVALVAIVMILFVNCYSVNLGMTVQNVFTAAKLVAVVVVICGGAWKLMQGNTQHLSNAFNGPMPNVGAIATAFYTGLWAYDGWNNLNYVTEEIKNPSKNLPRSIIIGIPLVTLCYALINISYLAAMSPQEMIESEAVAVTFGNRILGALAWLMPLSVTISTFGSANGTLFAAGRLCFAASREGHLLDILSYVHVRRLTPAPGLIFHSLIASAMVLHGTIDSLIDFFSFTAWIFYGGAMLALIVMRYTKPNYPRPYKVPIIIPVVVLVISVYLVAAPIFETPRVEYLYALLFIFAGLIFYVPFVKLGMTPRFMNKVTLFFQLLLEVVPTSSMAMFE; encoded by the exons ATGCGCGATAAAATATCACAACTATTTTGCTTGCAAAAGAACGCATGCAAAAATAATTCAACAGATAATAACAGag GACATAATGTGCCAACAAAAGCAACGAGCAACGGGACCATGTGCGCCAATGGGTCTCTTGGGACAGAAGGGCCCGAAGCGCCAGAGACCGACTCATCAGGGACCGGGCGGATGCGGAAGCCGCTGGAGAGGAATGGCTCAACGCAGAACCACGCTGTTCACCTCGAGAGAAG GCTGGGCCTCTTCAGTGGGGTGGCTTTAATTGTTGGAACTATGATAG GGTCTGGAATTTTTGTGTCACCCTCCGGTTTACTGGTTCGCACTGGTTCCGTTGGAGTTAGCTTTATAATCTGGCTTGCCTGTGGTGTGCTCTCTCTGCTGG GCGCTCTGGCATACGCTGAACTTGGCACGATGAACACGTCGTCGGGTGCGGAATGGGCCTACTTTATGGATGCCTATGGACCGGCGCCGGCGTTTCTGTTCTCATGGGTATCGACTTTGGTGTTGAAGCCATCTCAAATGGCTATAATATGCTTATCATTTGCACAGTACGCCGTTGAGGCCTTTGTGACGGAATGCGATCCGCCCAGGGGCGTGGTCAAGATGGTCGCCCTGGTGGCAATTG TGATGATCCTGTTCGTGAACTGCTACAGCGTCAACCTGGGAATGACCGTGCAGAACGTGTTCACCGCCGCCAAACTGGTGGCCGTGGTGGTCGTCATCTGCGGCGGAGCCTGGAAACTGATGCAGGGCAACACGCAGCACCTGTCGAATGCATTTAATGGCCCAATGCCCAATGTGGGCGCCATCGCCACGGCCTTCTACACGGGTCTGTGGGCCTACGATGGCTGGAACAACCTGAACTACGTAACCGAGGAGATCAAGAATCCCAGCAAGAATCTGCCGCGCTCGATTATTATCGGCATACCGCTGGTCACGCTCTGCTATGCGCTGATCAACATCTCCTACCTGGCGGCCATGTCGCCGCAGGAGATGATCGAGTCGGAGGCGGTGGCCGTCACCTTCGGAAACCGCATCTTGGGCGCGCTCGCCTGGCTGATGCCACTCAGCGTCACCATCAGCACCTTTGGCAGCGCCAATGGAACGCTCTTCGCAGCTGGGCG TCTGTGCTTTGCGGCCAGTCGAGAGGGTCATCTGCTGGATATCCTCTCCTATGTCCATGTGCGTCGTCTCACACCTGCTCCGGGGCTGATATTCCAC TCGCTGATTGCCTCGGCAATGGTGCTCCATGGCACAATTGATTCGCTGATTGATTTCTTCAGCTTCACCGCCTGGATATTCTACGGCGGAGCGATGCTGGCCCTGATCGTGATGCGCTACACCAAACCCAACTATCCTCGGCCCTACAAGGTGCCGATCATCATTCCCGTTGTGGTCTTGGTCATCTCCGTGTATCTCGTGGCGGCACCCATATTCGAGACCCCGCGCGTTGAGTATCTCTATGCCCTGCTCTTCATATTCGCGGGCCTGATCTTCTATGTGCCGTTCGTCAAGCTCGGAATGACGCCGAGGTTTATGA ACAAGGTGACGCTATTcttccagctgctgctggaggtggTGCCCACCTCATCGATGGCCATGTTCGAGTGA
- the LOC6618545 gene encoding b(0,+)-type amino acid transporter 1 isoform X4 → MYQHVQPNNTNHIHANGHNVPTKATSNGTMCANGSLGTEGPEAPETDSSGTGRMRKPLERNGSTQNHAVHLERRLGLFSGVALIVGTMIGSGIFVSPSGLLVRTGSVGVSFIIWLACGVLSLLGALAYAELGTMNTSSGAEWAYFMDAYGPAPAFLFSWVSTLVLKPSQMAIICLSFAQYAVEAFVTECDPPRGVVKMVALVAIVMILFVNCYSVNLGMTVQNVFTAAKLVAVVVVICGGAWKLMQGNTQHLSNAFNGPMPNVGAIATAFYTGLWAYDGWNNLNYVTEEIKNPSKNLPRSIIIGIPLVTLCYALINISYLAAMSPQEMIESEAVAVTFGNRILGALAWLMPLSVTISTFGSANGTLFAAGRLCFAASREGHLLDILSYVHVRRLTPAPGLIFHLHRLDILRRSDAGPDRDALHQTQLSSALQGADHHSRCGLGHLRVSRGGTHIRDPAR, encoded by the exons GACATAATGTGCCAACAAAAGCAACGAGCAACGGGACCATGTGCGCCAATGGGTCTCTTGGGACAGAAGGGCCCGAAGCGCCAGAGACCGACTCATCAGGGACCGGGCGGATGCGGAAGCCGCTGGAGAGGAATGGCTCAACGCAGAACCACGCTGTTCACCTCGAGAGAAG GCTGGGCCTCTTCAGTGGGGTGGCTTTAATTGTTGGAACTATGATAG GGTCTGGAATTTTTGTGTCACCCTCCGGTTTACTGGTTCGCACTGGTTCCGTTGGAGTTAGCTTTATAATCTGGCTTGCCTGTGGTGTGCTCTCTCTGCTGG GCGCTCTGGCATACGCTGAACTTGGCACGATGAACACGTCGTCGGGTGCGGAATGGGCCTACTTTATGGATGCCTATGGACCGGCGCCGGCGTTTCTGTTCTCATGGGTATCGACTTTGGTGTTGAAGCCATCTCAAATGGCTATAATATGCTTATCATTTGCACAGTACGCCGTTGAGGCCTTTGTGACGGAATGCGATCCGCCCAGGGGCGTGGTCAAGATGGTCGCCCTGGTGGCAATTG TGATGATCCTGTTCGTGAACTGCTACAGCGTCAACCTGGGAATGACCGTGCAGAACGTGTTCACCGCCGCCAAACTGGTGGCCGTGGTGGTCGTCATCTGCGGCGGAGCCTGGAAACTGATGCAGGGCAACACGCAGCACCTGTCGAATGCATTTAATGGCCCAATGCCCAATGTGGGCGCCATCGCCACGGCCTTCTACACGGGTCTGTGGGCCTACGATGGCTGGAACAACCTGAACTACGTAACCGAGGAGATCAAGAATCCCAGCAAGAATCTGCCGCGCTCGATTATTATCGGCATACCGCTGGTCACGCTCTGCTATGCGCTGATCAACATCTCCTACCTGGCGGCCATGTCGCCGCAGGAGATGATCGAGTCGGAGGCGGTGGCCGTCACCTTCGGAAACCGCATCTTGGGCGCGCTCGCCTGGCTGATGCCACTCAGCGTCACCATCAGCACCTTTGGCAGCGCCAATGGAACGCTCTTCGCAGCTGGGCG TCTGTGCTTTGCGGCCAGTCGAGAGGGTCATCTGCTGGATATCCTCTCCTATGTCCATGTGCGTCGTCTCACACCTGCTCCGGGGCTGATATTCCAC CTTCACCGCCTGGATATTCTACGGCGGAGCGATGCTGGCCCTGATCGTGATGCGCTACACCAAACCCAACTATCCTCGGCCCTACAAGGTGCCGATCATCATTCCCGTTGTGGTCTTGGTCATCTCCGTGTATCTCGTGGCGGCACCCATATTCGAGACCCCGCGCGTTGA
- the LOC6618545 gene encoding b(0,+)-type amino acid transporter 1 isoform X2 gives MYQHVQPNNTNHIHANGHNVPTKATSNGTMCANGSLGTEGPEAPETDSSGTGRMRKPLERNGSTQNHAVHLERRLGLFSGVALIVGTMIGSGIFVSPSGLLVRTGSVGVSFIIWLACGVLSLLGALAYAELGTMNTSSGAEWAYFMDAYGPAPAFLFSWVSTLVLKPSQMAIICLSFAQYAVEAFVTECDPPRGVVKMVALVAIVMILFVNCYSVNLGMTVQNVFTAAKLVAVVVVICGGAWKLMQGNTQHLSNAFNGPMPNVGAIATAFYTGLWAYDGWNNLNYVTEEIKNPSKNLPRSIIIGIPLVTLCYALINISYLAAMSPQEMIESEAVAVTFGNRILGALAWLMPLSVTISTFGSANGTLFAAGRLCFAASREGHLLDILSYVHVRRLTPAPGLIFHSLIASAMVLHGTIDSLIDFFSFTAWIFYGGAMLALIVMRYTKPNYPRPYKVPIIIPVVVLVISVYLVAAPIFETPRVEYLYALLFIFAGLIFYVPFVKLGMTPRFMNKVTLFFQLLLEVVPTSSMAMFE, from the exons GACATAATGTGCCAACAAAAGCAACGAGCAACGGGACCATGTGCGCCAATGGGTCTCTTGGGACAGAAGGGCCCGAAGCGCCAGAGACCGACTCATCAGGGACCGGGCGGATGCGGAAGCCGCTGGAGAGGAATGGCTCAACGCAGAACCACGCTGTTCACCTCGAGAGAAG GCTGGGCCTCTTCAGTGGGGTGGCTTTAATTGTTGGAACTATGATAG GGTCTGGAATTTTTGTGTCACCCTCCGGTTTACTGGTTCGCACTGGTTCCGTTGGAGTTAGCTTTATAATCTGGCTTGCCTGTGGTGTGCTCTCTCTGCTGG GCGCTCTGGCATACGCTGAACTTGGCACGATGAACACGTCGTCGGGTGCGGAATGGGCCTACTTTATGGATGCCTATGGACCGGCGCCGGCGTTTCTGTTCTCATGGGTATCGACTTTGGTGTTGAAGCCATCTCAAATGGCTATAATATGCTTATCATTTGCACAGTACGCCGTTGAGGCCTTTGTGACGGAATGCGATCCGCCCAGGGGCGTGGTCAAGATGGTCGCCCTGGTGGCAATTG TGATGATCCTGTTCGTGAACTGCTACAGCGTCAACCTGGGAATGACCGTGCAGAACGTGTTCACCGCCGCCAAACTGGTGGCCGTGGTGGTCGTCATCTGCGGCGGAGCCTGGAAACTGATGCAGGGCAACACGCAGCACCTGTCGAATGCATTTAATGGCCCAATGCCCAATGTGGGCGCCATCGCCACGGCCTTCTACACGGGTCTGTGGGCCTACGATGGCTGGAACAACCTGAACTACGTAACCGAGGAGATCAAGAATCCCAGCAAGAATCTGCCGCGCTCGATTATTATCGGCATACCGCTGGTCACGCTCTGCTATGCGCTGATCAACATCTCCTACCTGGCGGCCATGTCGCCGCAGGAGATGATCGAGTCGGAGGCGGTGGCCGTCACCTTCGGAAACCGCATCTTGGGCGCGCTCGCCTGGCTGATGCCACTCAGCGTCACCATCAGCACCTTTGGCAGCGCCAATGGAACGCTCTTCGCAGCTGGGCG TCTGTGCTTTGCGGCCAGTCGAGAGGGTCATCTGCTGGATATCCTCTCCTATGTCCATGTGCGTCGTCTCACACCTGCTCCGGGGCTGATATTCCAC TCGCTGATTGCCTCGGCAATGGTGCTCCATGGCACAATTGATTCGCTGATTGATTTCTTCAGCTTCACCGCCTGGATATTCTACGGCGGAGCGATGCTGGCCCTGATCGTGATGCGCTACACCAAACCCAACTATCCTCGGCCCTACAAGGTGCCGATCATCATTCCCGTTGTGGTCTTGGTCATCTCCGTGTATCTCGTGGCGGCACCCATATTCGAGACCCCGCGCGTTGAGTATCTCTATGCCCTGCTCTTCATATTCGCGGGCCTGATCTTCTATGTGCCGTTCGTCAAGCTCGGAATGACGCCGAGGTTTATGA ACAAGGTGACGCTATTcttccagctgctgctggaggtggTGCCCACCTCATCGATGGCCATGTTCGAGTGA
- the LOC6618545 gene encoding b(0,+)-type amino acid transporter 1 isoform X3: MRDKISQLFCLQKNACKNNSTDNNRGHNVPTKATSNGTMCANGSLGTEGPEAPETDSSGTGRMRKPLERNGSTQNHAVHLERRLGLFSGVALIVGTMIGSGIFVSPSGLLVRTGSVGVSFIIWLACGVLSLLGALAYAELGTMNTSSGAEWAYFMDAYGPAPAFLFSWYAVEAFVTECDPPRGVVKMVALVAIVMILFVNCYSVNLGMTVQNVFTAAKLVAVVVVICGGAWKLMQGNTQHLSNAFNGPMPNVGAIATAFYTGLWAYDGWNNLNYVTEEIKNPSKNLPRSIIIGIPLVTLCYALINISYLAAMSPQEMIESEAVAVTFGNRILGALAWLMPLSVTISTFGSANGTLFAAGRLCFAASREGHLLDILSYVHVRRLTPAPGLIFHSLIASAMVLHGTIDSLIDFFSFTAWIFYGGAMLALIVMRYTKPNYPRPYKVPIIIPVVVLVISVYLVAAPIFETPRVEYLYALLFIFAGLIFYVPFVKLGMTPRFMNKVTLFFQLLLEVVPTSSMAMFE; encoded by the exons ATGCGCGATAAAATATCACAACTATTTTGCTTGCAAAAGAACGCATGCAAAAATAATTCAACAGATAATAACAGag GACATAATGTGCCAACAAAAGCAACGAGCAACGGGACCATGTGCGCCAATGGGTCTCTTGGGACAGAAGGGCCCGAAGCGCCAGAGACCGACTCATCAGGGACCGGGCGGATGCGGAAGCCGCTGGAGAGGAATGGCTCAACGCAGAACCACGCTGTTCACCTCGAGAGAAG GCTGGGCCTCTTCAGTGGGGTGGCTTTAATTGTTGGAACTATGATAG GGTCTGGAATTTTTGTGTCACCCTCCGGTTTACTGGTTCGCACTGGTTCCGTTGGAGTTAGCTTTATAATCTGGCTTGCCTGTGGTGTGCTCTCTCTGCTGG GCGCTCTGGCATACGCTGAACTTGGCACGATGAACACGTCGTCGGGTGCGGAATGGGCCTACTTTATGGATGCCTATGGACCGGCGCCGGCGTTTCTGTTCTCATGG TACGCCGTTGAGGCCTTTGTGACGGAATGCGATCCGCCCAGGGGCGTGGTCAAGATGGTCGCCCTGGTGGCAATTG TGATGATCCTGTTCGTGAACTGCTACAGCGTCAACCTGGGAATGACCGTGCAGAACGTGTTCACCGCCGCCAAACTGGTGGCCGTGGTGGTCGTCATCTGCGGCGGAGCCTGGAAACTGATGCAGGGCAACACGCAGCACCTGTCGAATGCATTTAATGGCCCAATGCCCAATGTGGGCGCCATCGCCACGGCCTTCTACACGGGTCTGTGGGCCTACGATGGCTGGAACAACCTGAACTACGTAACCGAGGAGATCAAGAATCCCAGCAAGAATCTGCCGCGCTCGATTATTATCGGCATACCGCTGGTCACGCTCTGCTATGCGCTGATCAACATCTCCTACCTGGCGGCCATGTCGCCGCAGGAGATGATCGAGTCGGAGGCGGTGGCCGTCACCTTCGGAAACCGCATCTTGGGCGCGCTCGCCTGGCTGATGCCACTCAGCGTCACCATCAGCACCTTTGGCAGCGCCAATGGAACGCTCTTCGCAGCTGGGCG TCTGTGCTTTGCGGCCAGTCGAGAGGGTCATCTGCTGGATATCCTCTCCTATGTCCATGTGCGTCGTCTCACACCTGCTCCGGGGCTGATATTCCAC TCGCTGATTGCCTCGGCAATGGTGCTCCATGGCACAATTGATTCGCTGATTGATTTCTTCAGCTTCACCGCCTGGATATTCTACGGCGGAGCGATGCTGGCCCTGATCGTGATGCGCTACACCAAACCCAACTATCCTCGGCCCTACAAGGTGCCGATCATCATTCCCGTTGTGGTCTTGGTCATCTCCGTGTATCTCGTGGCGGCACCCATATTCGAGACCCCGCGCGTTGAGTATCTCTATGCCCTGCTCTTCATATTCGCGGGCCTGATCTTCTATGTGCCGTTCGTCAAGCTCGGAATGACGCCGAGGTTTATGA ACAAGGTGACGCTATTcttccagctgctgctggaggtggTGCCCACCTCATCGATGGCCATGTTCGAGTGA